Proteins from one Halalkalicoccus subterraneus genomic window:
- a CDS encoding 50S ribosomal protein L37e, whose amino-acid sequence MTGAGTPSQGKKNTTTHVKCRRCGEKSYHSKKKVCASCGFGKSEKRRSYEWQGKTGDN is encoded by the coding sequence ATGACTGGTGCAGGTACCCCGAGCCAGGGTAAAAAGAACACCACCACGCACGTCAAATGTCGACGCTGTGGTGAGAAGTCGTATCACTCGAAGAAGAAGGTCTGTGCCTCGTGTGGCTTCGGCAAGTCGGAGAAACGCCGTAGTTACGAGTGGCAGGGCAAGACCGGCGACAACTAA
- a CDS encoding LSM domain-containing protein: protein MSGRPLDVLEAAIGDVVTVRLKDGEEFVGTLTGYDQHMNVVVEQDDNTTIIRGDNVVSITP from the coding sequence ATGAGTGGACGACCGCTTGACGTACTCGAAGCGGCGATCGGCGATGTCGTGACCGTCCGACTGAAGGACGGCGAGGAGTTCGTCGGCACGCTGACGGGCTACGATCAGCACATGAACGTCGTCGTCGAACAGGACGACAACACAACGATTATACGCGGCGATAACGTCGTTTCGATAACTCCATGA